From the Oleiharenicola lentus genome, one window contains:
- a CDS encoding endo-1,4-beta-xylanase — MKPLLSLLALCAFATAGLRAGDDLPALKDVFAGKFLIGGAVGSNVALQPGHPLRPLVEKHFNSLVSTNLMKWGPYNPQPGEYNDAEAGAFFGYGKAHGMHMVGHTLFWHSQTPKWVYEDSEGQPLSRDALLKRMRERVQRVAKLYGPSTDAWDVVNEAIIEDGSVRKTSFSRILGDDWVIEAFKIATEELPKNIQLLYNDYNMETPGRLKSVVQLVHDLRARGLRIDAVGSQAHWRLETPTIAEIEASIVALRDAGVKVHFTELDVEVLPRRVNGAEISMREQRTPENDPYTAGLPPEIQEKLAKRYADIFALFLKNDDVIERVTFWGVTDGDSWLNNWPVRGRTNHPLLFDRAGQPKPAFHAVIETATQP; from the coding sequence ATGAAACCTCTGCTGTCCCTGCTTGCCCTCTGTGCCTTTGCCACCGCCGGACTTCGCGCCGGGGATGACCTGCCCGCGCTCAAGGACGTCTTCGCCGGCAAATTCCTCATCGGCGGCGCGGTCGGCTCCAACGTCGCCCTGCAGCCCGGCCACCCGTTGCGCCCGCTGGTTGAGAAACATTTCAACTCCCTTGTCTCCACCAACCTCATGAAATGGGGCCCCTACAACCCCCAGCCGGGCGAATACAACGACGCCGAGGCCGGGGCTTTCTTCGGCTACGGCAAGGCCCACGGCATGCACATGGTCGGGCACACGCTGTTCTGGCATTCGCAGACGCCGAAGTGGGTCTACGAGGACTCCGAGGGCCAGCCCCTGTCGCGGGACGCCCTGCTCAAGCGTATGCGCGAGCGCGTGCAGCGCGTGGCCAAGCTCTACGGCCCCAGCACCGATGCCTGGGACGTGGTCAACGAGGCCATCATTGAGGATGGCTCGGTCCGCAAGACTTCCTTCAGCCGCATTCTCGGCGACGACTGGGTCATCGAGGCCTTCAAGATCGCCACCGAGGAACTGCCGAAAAACATCCAGCTCCTCTACAACGACTACAACATGGAGACGCCCGGCCGGCTCAAATCTGTCGTGCAGCTCGTGCACGACCTGCGCGCCCGGGGGCTCCGAATCGACGCCGTCGGCTCGCAGGCGCACTGGCGCCTGGAGACACCGACGATCGCCGAGATCGAGGCGAGCATCGTCGCCCTGCGCGACGCCGGCGTGAAGGTCCACTTCACCGAGCTCGACGTCGAGGTGCTGCCGCGCCGTGTCAACGGTGCCGAGATCTCCATGCGCGAGCAGCGCACGCCCGAGAACGATCCCTACACCGCCGGTCTCCCTCCCGAGATCCAGGAGAAGCTGGCCAAGCGCTACGCCGACATCTTCGCGCTCTTCCTCAAAAACGACGATGTGATCGAGCGCGTGACCTTCTGGGGCGTGACCGACGGCGACTCCTGGCTGAACAACTGGCCCGTGCGCGGCCGCACCAACCACCCGCTGCTCTTTGACCGCGCCGGCCAGCCCAAGCCCGCCTTCCACGCGGTGATCGAGACCGCGACGCAACCCTGA
- the proB gene encoding glutamate 5-kinase → MSKRSQRIVLKFGSGILSKEKGVGLSRPQIARLAREVGALVRAGHECVIVSSGAVAAGLATLELSAKPKELAAKQACAAVGQSQLMHAYASEFAKQDIAVAQLLLTHNDLDSRVRHQNARNTLAHLLSRGNVVPIINENDSVAVEELNFGDNDRLSAEVATLINADLLIILTSVDGLQDAAGQVVPLVRDFSEVSGLVRSDKGHVSTGGMVTKLQAAQLAVKAGIPVNIASGRKAGLVYQIVAGKRVGTYFPAK, encoded by the coding sequence ATGTCCAAACGCTCCCAACGCATCGTGCTGAAGTTCGGTTCCGGCATTCTCTCCAAGGAGAAGGGCGTCGGCTTGAGCCGCCCGCAGATCGCCCGCCTCGCGCGCGAGGTCGGCGCCCTGGTGCGCGCCGGCCACGAGTGCGTCATCGTGTCAAGCGGCGCCGTGGCCGCGGGTCTGGCCACGCTGGAGCTGTCCGCCAAGCCCAAGGAACTCGCGGCCAAGCAGGCCTGCGCCGCCGTCGGCCAGTCGCAGCTGATGCACGCCTACGCCAGCGAGTTCGCCAAGCAGGACATCGCGGTCGCCCAGCTGCTGCTAACCCACAACGACCTCGACAGCCGCGTGCGCCACCAGAACGCCCGCAACACCCTCGCCCACCTGCTCTCCCGCGGCAACGTCGTGCCGATCATCAACGAGAACGACTCCGTCGCCGTCGAGGAACTGAACTTCGGCGACAACGACCGCCTTTCCGCCGAGGTCGCCACACTCATCAACGCCGACCTGCTCATCATCCTGACCAGCGTGGACGGGCTCCAGGACGCCGCCGGCCAGGTCGTGCCGCTCGTGCGCGATTTCAGCGAAGTCTCCGGCCTTGTACGCTCCGACAAGGGCCACGTCTCCACCGGCGGTATGGTCACAAAGCTCCAAGCCGCACAACTCGCCGTGAAAGCCGGCATCCCGGTCAACATCGCCAGCGGCCGCAAGGCCGGGCTCGTCTACCAAATCGTCGCCGGCAAGCGCGTGGGGACCTACTTCCCCGCCAAGTAA
- a CDS encoding alpha/beta fold hydrolase: protein MPTVAASPRIFELALPDLALERGGMVRSHRARGWWWSREGDTPESLQPGVPTVLLIHALTGSAQAGGQGGWWEPVIGPGRALDPDQFRIICFNNLGSCYGSSGPGSDGFPTVRNLELTSIDIARAQLLALDKLGITKVHLTTGGSLGGMVTLTLAALAPARFERILPLATSVAASAWVVGWNHVARQILRLDPGYPDNIGRGLEIARQLAILTYRAEPGLDVRQPRPAFANSASGGYPIQSYLEHQGAKLRNRFAAQAYELQLATMDHHDLLQPLPGDNRPAISRVHATTLVVDIDTDQLFTPAQAEVLAGHLRKAGARVERATMSSLHGHDAFLMEWETLAPILTRALQLEAPAS, encoded by the coding sequence ATGCCGACTGTAGCCGCGTCACCGCGTATCTTTGAACTGGCTTTGCCCGACCTCGCCCTTGAGCGGGGCGGCATGGTCCGGTCGCACCGTGCGCGCGGTTGGTGGTGGAGCCGCGAGGGCGATACGCCCGAGAGCCTTCAACCCGGTGTGCCCACGGTGTTGCTCATCCATGCGCTGACCGGCAGTGCGCAGGCCGGCGGTCAGGGCGGTTGGTGGGAGCCGGTCATCGGCCCGGGCCGGGCGCTCGATCCGGACCAGTTTCGCATCATCTGCTTCAACAACCTCGGTTCCTGCTACGGCAGCAGTGGCCCGGGTTCGGATGGATTCCCCACGGTGCGCAACCTCGAGCTCACGAGCATCGACATCGCGCGGGCGCAGCTGCTCGCTCTCGACAAGCTCGGCATCACGAAAGTTCACCTCACGACCGGTGGTTCGCTGGGCGGCATGGTGACGCTCACCCTGGCCGCGCTGGCGCCGGCGCGCTTTGAACGGATCCTTCCGCTCGCCACGAGCGTGGCCGCGAGCGCGTGGGTGGTCGGATGGAACCACGTGGCCCGCCAGATCCTGCGGCTCGATCCGGGTTATCCGGACAATATCGGCCGCGGCCTCGAGATCGCCCGCCAGCTCGCCATCCTGACCTACCGTGCCGAACCCGGCCTCGACGTCCGCCAGCCGCGCCCGGCTTTCGCCAATTCCGCCAGCGGCGGATATCCGATCCAGAGCTACCTCGAGCATCAGGGCGCGAAGCTGCGCAACCGTTTCGCCGCGCAGGCCTACGAGCTGCAGCTCGCGACGATGGATCACCACGACCTGTTGCAGCCGTTGCCGGGTGACAACCGGCCCGCGATCAGCCGCGTGCATGCGACGACACTCGTCGTGGATATCGACACCGACCAGCTCTTCACCCCGGCGCAGGCCGAGGTGCTTGCCGGACACCTGCGCAAGGCCGGCGCCCGCGTCGAGCGCGCGACCATGAGCAGCCTGCACGGTCACGACGCCTTCCTGATGGAGTGGGAAACACTCGCACCGATCCTCACCCGTGCCCTGCAACTGGAGGCACCCGCATCATGA
- a CDS encoding glutamate-5-semialdehyde dehydrogenase: MADLAQLVAQLGSQARAAARVLATTPAARIDAALLAMAEELLAAEKVILAANELDVAAAKANGQTPALVDRLTLDAKRLAACAEGLRQVATLPHPVGQILREWTQPNGIKIAKVRVPLGVIGFIYESRPNVTVDAAGLCLKSGNAVILRGGSEALRSNTAIANTLSRGLAQAGLPAAAVQLIPVADRDTVRLLGESVGTVDLLIPRGGRGLIEAVVRTARVPVIKHYDGICALYVDKAADFAMAEQIALNAKVQRPGVCNAIETMLVHRDVADKFLAQAGKALAAAKVQLRAEPLALAALQKAGVAAVPAKDEDFRTEFLDLILAVKVVDDCAAAIEHIETHGSRHTETIVTADAATAEHFLNNIDSAVVLWNASTRFNDGFQFGFGAEIGISTDKLHARGPMGLEELTSYKYVVRGSGQVRS; encoded by the coding sequence ATGGCCGATCTCGCCCAGCTCGTTGCTCAACTCGGATCGCAAGCTCGTGCCGCCGCGCGCGTGCTCGCGACCACGCCGGCCGCGCGCATTGACGCCGCGCTGCTGGCCATGGCAGAGGAACTGCTCGCCGCGGAAAAAGTCATCCTCGCCGCCAACGAGCTGGATGTAGCCGCGGCCAAAGCCAACGGCCAAACGCCCGCGCTGGTGGACCGGCTCACGCTCGACGCCAAGCGCCTCGCTGCTTGCGCCGAGGGCCTGCGGCAGGTCGCCACCCTGCCCCATCCGGTCGGCCAGATCCTGCGCGAGTGGACGCAACCGAACGGCATCAAGATCGCCAAGGTTCGCGTGCCGCTCGGCGTCATCGGCTTCATCTACGAATCACGGCCCAACGTCACCGTGGACGCCGCCGGCCTCTGCCTGAAGAGCGGCAACGCCGTCATCCTGCGCGGCGGCTCCGAGGCGCTGCGCTCAAACACCGCGATAGCCAACACCCTTTCCCGCGGCCTCGCCCAAGCAGGTTTGCCCGCCGCGGCTGTGCAGCTCATCCCTGTCGCCGACCGTGACACCGTGCGCCTGCTCGGCGAGTCCGTCGGCACCGTGGATCTGCTCATCCCGCGCGGCGGTCGCGGCCTGATTGAGGCCGTCGTGCGCACCGCGCGCGTGCCGGTCATCAAGCACTACGACGGCATCTGCGCTCTTTACGTGGACAAGGCCGCCGACTTCGCCATGGCCGAGCAGATCGCGCTCAACGCCAAGGTCCAGCGCCCCGGCGTGTGCAACGCCATCGAGACGATGCTTGTGCACCGCGACGTGGCCGACAAATTCCTCGCGCAAGCGGGCAAGGCCCTCGCGGCAGCCAAAGTCCAGCTGCGCGCCGAACCACTCGCCCTCGCCGCCTTGCAGAAGGCCGGCGTCGCCGCCGTGCCCGCCAAGGATGAGGACTTTCGCACCGAGTTTCTCGACCTCATCCTCGCGGTGAAGGTCGTGGACGACTGCGCCGCCGCCATCGAGCACATCGAAACGCACGGCTCGCGCCATACCGAGACCATCGTCACGGCTGATGCCGCGACCGCCGAACATTTCCTGAACAACATCGACAGCGCCGTCGTGCTCTGGAACGCCTCGACGCGCTTCAACGACGGTTTCCAGTTCGGCTTCGGCGCCGAGATCGGCATCAGCACCGACAAGCTCCACGCCCGCGGCCCGATGGGCCTCGAGGAACTGACGTCCTACAAATACGTGGTCCGCGGCTCCGGCCAGGTGCGGAGCTGA
- a CDS encoding alpha-L-arabinofuranosidase C-terminal domain-containing protein: protein MKSLKLSLLAAMSLLPLTALQAAPLEVKVDAAKTGAPINPFIYGQFIEHMGRCIYGGIWAEMLEDRKFYFPITAKYAPYRAIENADFPGQVVERGFPVVGASPWQIIGDASAVTMVKEGAFVGKHSPRVNAGAGIRQRDLGVKAGLRYDGYVWAKPFSGKAEIEVTLVWGEGAADRASTKLSFSGNDYSKQTFALTPAAGSEKGAQLELRVTGGDVLLGPPSLMPSDNFKGMRRDTLALLKQLNGTVYRWPGGNFVSGYDWRDGIGDRDRRPPRKNPAWTGVEHNDFGTDEFIMFCREIGTEPMIAANTGFGDAYSAAQWVEYTNGAANTVAGGWRAKNGNAQPYGVKYWCVGNEMFGPWQLGFMQMQHYTLKHNEVAEYMWKVDPSLQLVAVGDLTTINKDHDPAQARSGKTCSHIMLEECAEHMNYLSEHFYVGRVPWNKNGRTDVLSHVGLVSKAIREKADGHRKLQASLPNLKGKLMPIAMDEWNYWHREYAYGELGCVYELQDGLGIAAGLHEFFRQSDLIQMAHYAQTVNVIGAIKTSKVAAEMETTGLVLQLYREKFGQKPLVVSHDAGPLDVAAALTKDGKTLTVGVVNPTSEAVDLKLALAGLKYAGPATRWHITGPNAESHNTPGLPRVVDIKRTDAKASQLQVPALSVALFEVPLE from the coding sequence ATGAAATCCCTCAAACTGTCCCTGTTGGCAGCAATGTCGCTGCTTCCCCTGACCGCGCTTCAAGCTGCTCCCCTCGAGGTCAAGGTGGACGCCGCCAAAACCGGCGCTCCGATCAATCCGTTCATCTATGGCCAGTTCATCGAGCACATGGGCCGCTGTATCTACGGCGGTATCTGGGCCGAGATGCTGGAAGACCGGAAGTTCTACTTTCCGATCACGGCGAAATACGCCCCCTATCGGGCGATCGAGAACGCTGATTTCCCTGGCCAGGTCGTGGAACGCGGCTTCCCTGTCGTCGGTGCCTCGCCCTGGCAGATCATCGGTGACGCCTCGGCGGTGACGATGGTCAAGGAAGGCGCCTTCGTCGGCAAACACTCGCCGCGCGTGAACGCCGGCGCCGGCATCCGCCAGCGCGATCTCGGCGTGAAAGCTGGTCTGCGCTACGATGGATACGTCTGGGCCAAACCGTTCTCCGGCAAGGCCGAGATCGAGGTGACGCTCGTCTGGGGCGAGGGCGCGGCTGACCGCGCCTCGACCAAGCTTTCCTTCAGCGGCAACGACTACTCAAAGCAGACCTTCGCGCTCACACCCGCGGCCGGTTCCGAGAAGGGCGCCCAGCTCGAACTGCGCGTGACCGGTGGCGACGTGCTCCTCGGGCCCCCGTCGCTCATGCCTTCCGACAACTTCAAGGGCATGCGCCGCGACACGCTCGCGCTCCTCAAGCAGCTCAACGGCACCGTCTATCGTTGGCCGGGTGGCAACTTCGTGAGCGGCTACGACTGGCGCGACGGCATTGGGGATCGCGACCGTCGCCCGCCGCGCAAGAACCCGGCCTGGACCGGTGTCGAGCACAACGACTTCGGCACCGACGAGTTCATCATGTTCTGCCGCGAGATCGGCACGGAGCCGATGATCGCCGCCAACACCGGCTTCGGCGACGCCTACTCCGCCGCCCAGTGGGTGGAATACACCAACGGCGCCGCCAACACCGTTGCCGGCGGCTGGCGCGCGAAGAACGGCAATGCCCAGCCTTACGGCGTGAAATACTGGTGCGTGGGCAACGAGATGTTCGGCCCGTGGCAGCTCGGTTTCATGCAGATGCAGCACTACACGCTAAAGCACAACGAGGTCGCCGAATACATGTGGAAGGTCGATCCCTCGCTCCAGCTCGTCGCCGTCGGCGATCTCACCACGATCAACAAGGACCATGACCCTGCGCAGGCCCGCTCCGGCAAGACCTGCTCGCACATCATGCTCGAGGAGTGTGCCGAGCACATGAACTACCTTTCGGAGCACTTCTACGTCGGTCGCGTGCCGTGGAACAAGAACGGCCGCACCGATGTGCTCTCCCATGTTGGTTTGGTCAGCAAAGCCATCCGCGAGAAGGCCGACGGTCACCGCAAGCTCCAGGCCAGCCTGCCCAACCTGAAGGGCAAGCTCATGCCGATCGCCATGGACGAGTGGAACTACTGGCACCGCGAATACGCCTACGGCGAGCTCGGCTGTGTTTATGAACTGCAGGACGGCCTCGGCATCGCCGCCGGCCTTCACGAGTTCTTCCGCCAGAGCGACCTCATCCAGATGGCGCATTACGCGCAGACGGTAAACGTCATCGGTGCCATCAAGACCAGCAAGGTGGCCGCCGAGATGGAGACCACCGGCCTTGTGCTCCAGCTCTACCGCGAGAAATTCGGCCAGAAGCCGCTCGTGGTCTCGCATGACGCCGGTCCGCTCGACGTGGCCGCGGCGCTGACCAAGGATGGCAAGACGCTCACGGTTGGCGTGGTGAATCCGACCAGCGAGGCCGTGGACCTCAAACTGGCCCTGGCCGGATTGAAGTATGCCGGCCCCGCGACCCGCTGGCACATCACCGGTCCGAACGCCGAGTCGCACAACACGCCGGGTTTGCCGCGCGTCGTGGACATCAAGCGCACGGACGCGAAAGCCAGCCAGCTGCAAGTCCCTGCGCTCAGCGTCGCGCTCTTCGAGGTGCCGCTGGAGTGA
- a CDS encoding NIPSNAP family protein: MKRFAALLLGVLSCLVSPGVAADTAAPAPVYELRIYYTHPGKMPDLLKRFREHTCALFEKHGMENIIYGLPVEEKDQDKLYYILRHQSRDAAKASWKAFVDDPAWHAVRDASEAAGKIVSKVDSVYLATTDYSPGWPASASAGSRVFELRTYVCNDGKLAALDARFRNHTLKLFEKHGMTNLPYFHPTDENKGAGKTLIYLLAHKSVDAAKASFNSFRQDPDWVKVRTESEAPGPILVSPPSSIFLTPVDFSKLK, translated from the coding sequence ATGAAACGCTTCGCTGCTTTGCTCCTTGGTGTTCTCTCCTGCCTCGTATCGCCCGGCGTCGCCGCCGACACCGCCGCTCCGGCTCCCGTCTATGAGCTGCGCATCTATTACACGCACCCGGGTAAAATGCCCGACCTGCTCAAGCGCTTCCGCGAGCACACCTGCGCCCTCTTCGAGAAGCACGGCATGGAGAACATCATCTATGGGCTGCCCGTGGAGGAAAAGGACCAGGACAAACTCTACTACATCCTCCGCCACCAGAGCCGCGATGCCGCCAAGGCCTCATGGAAAGCCTTCGTGGACGACCCTGCCTGGCACGCCGTCCGCGATGCTTCCGAGGCCGCCGGCAAGATCGTGAGCAAGGTGGACTCGGTGTATCTGGCCACCACCGACTATTCGCCCGGCTGGCCCGCCAGCGCTTCCGCCGGCTCGCGCGTCTTCGAGCTCCGCACCTACGTCTGCAACGACGGCAAGCTCGCCGCCCTCGACGCTCGTTTCCGAAACCACACGCTCAAGCTCTTCGAGAAACACGGCATGACCAACCTCCCGTATTTCCATCCGACCGACGAAAACAAGGGCGCCGGCAAAACGCTGATCTACCTCCTCGCCCACAAGTCCGTGGACGCTGCCAAAGCCTCCTTCAATTCTTTCCGACAGGACCCCGACTGGGTCAAAGTCCGCACCGAATCAGAAGCCCCCGGCCCGATCCTCGTCAGCCCGCCGTCTTCGATTTTCCTGACTCCGGTCGATTTCTCAAAACTGAAGTAG